In the Candidatus Dependentiae bacterium genome, CCTTTGAGGCTCAAATACGGAATGCTCAAAATAAGCTTGAACCGCTCATGCGTCAGGTTAAATTTGCACATACCGACCTCGGTGCAATTAAACGAGCGCTTGAACAAAGCAAAAATCAAGTTGACCGCATAAACCAAGATCTTGGTTCACTCAAGCAGGAACAAGAAAAACTTCGCACGAAAGTCTCTACTCATCGACAAAATCTTGTCAATGTTCAAAGAATTTTCAAAGAACTGCGCGAGAAGCAGCTGAGTGTCACTTCTGAAGCGCGTCAACGTGCGGCAGAAGCTCAACGCCTTGCCCGAAGCACGAGCGAAATTGAAAATTCAAGCAGACTCGCCCACATGCAAGAGGCTTCAATTAAGAACAGCGAGTCACAGCTGACCGCTATGCAAAACCAGCTCAACAAAATTGAAGTCATTGCAGCAGCCCTTGGCAAGTAGCATCCAACTTTACTCAATTCTTGAATTCAGCAGACTACATTTGCTATTATTAATTTATCGCCCTTATTGGTGGCGATATTTAATGGTATTTTAAAATTATAAAAAAATTGGCGGGGAGCCTTCATGAAGAAATGGTTTGATTTTAATAATAACAATGCATTTATAACGATCATCATTCTTAAAATTGTTTTTGTAAGCTCATTGGTTTGTTTGATGTTTACCCTGGCACGCAGCTTTAAGATCTAGCTTTAAGCGCTCAAGCTGCACAGATATAGATCTGTTGACTCGGCTTGGATAAGCCAGCTATCGTGAGATAAATAATGAGATAGAAAAATTGAGAGGGGTTGTCATGCATCGCTGCGCCAAAAGAATACGATTTTTTCTTCTGTTACTTTTTATCAAGGGTATTGCGCTCTCTGCGCTGCTTGTTAACACAGAAAAATATATACCTCATAATCATGCACTCAAAGAGTTTGATGCTTACCTGGTATCAAAGGTTAAGCGTCATAACCTCAATCTTTCCAAGCACGAGCTCCGCAAAATTGCGACAACTGGACACGTGCTTATTACCGCACATGGAAAAAAATTAACTCCAAAACAGTTAAGTACCATCAAGCGGAACCTAAGGCACTACCTCAAGGCACGATTTCCCGCAAAATATAAACCGGCAACCAAGCCGCTGAATATGCACTTTCGCTTAGCAAAGCGGGCAATCAAAGCAACACTCTTTGACTATCTGACCAACCGCATGACAATCAGCAACCCTGACTACCGTAACGCGATGTGGCACACCGTGCGTGGTTTTGTTATGCATCAACTCTACCAAAAATCATACTTTGATGCGGCAACAGGATCGCTTGCCGTCGATTATAACGATATGACCGCTATCATTGCAGGAACACAAAAACTTTTGGCGAGTTACCAAAAACAACTTCCTGCCCAAGCTCATCACGACGCAAGCTCAACTCAACAAGCTTCAAGCTCACATACACGCAAGACACTCACTCATCGCAAAAAACATCTTGTTACGCTGAAAAAAGCTCATAGCTTCGTCCATGCAATCATACAATCAAAAGGTGTTCCAGGAACCGAGCGAAACCAGGTTTTTAGAGACATAATGGCTAAGGTTAATGGACGATCAATCAATGGAAAGATCGATCATTACGACATGAAAAAACTTGCTCATGATGAAATTCAGAAACATACAACGCAGCTTACAAAACTGGTGTGCAAGCTCTGCCATAAACAGATTAAGGCACCCAACAGAAAAATGTATTCATGCAAGCATGCGTACCATAAAACCTGTTTGTATAAAAAGTTTGGAACGGTTGAATTCATCAAGGGACTCAGCTCATCCAAGCAATGCCCGGTGTGCGTAAAAAAATAGTTTTTAGTTCATCAAGCCTTGGAGTGTGTGGTGATGATATTCAACAAAATAAGCCTGATTTTTATTCTATCCTTCATGGTTAGCATTTCTCAAAATTTTGCTTTGAATGTTACACCCAAGACAAAACCAAATCCTGGAATTAATAATGAAAATGGAAATGACTGTTTTTTTAACGCTTCCATGCAAGTCCTCAGCAACATTCCAGCACTTGAAAAAATTTTAAACAAAGAAAATTATTACATCGCAGACTCTATTCCCGGCCAGTTAATTGCGTTTTTCAATAAACTTCGCACAGAATCAAATGCCATTTCTGGATCAAAAGCTCTTCGTGCTTATATCGTTAGAAATACCAAAAATGAAAGCATCAAAAATATGGCCTTAGGGCAACATGATGCCCAAGAATTTCTTTCATACGTTCTCTCCACACTCACAGAAGAATCAAAGCCAACATTTGAACTCAAACGAACTATCACTGAGTTTTTTAGAAGTAGATATGCAACACACAATTTCCACGAAGAAGTATTCAGCTCCTTTAAACACAGACTTGAGGCATACCCAATAACGAATATTGAAGATATTAAACATCACTTGAAAGATATCACTTCTATCGAAGGGAACAAGAAAAGTGCCTCTAGTAATTATACAACAAAAATCTATGCTATTACTGATGCTCAAATAACTAAAATTCAAAATGACATAGATCTTTATGACTGGGAATCTGTCCTCAATCACATTCAACTCAAAAATCAAATCACCGCTGATGTAAAAAATGTTTTTGAAATAACGCTCCAATCAACTCTTGTTTGTCAGCAAGGATTACACCAATCAACACAACTCGATCCTGCATGGCTACTCTCGCTCCCAACCCCAAATCAAGCTACTGCTGTAAGCCTATTAAGTCTTCTAAATAACTTTCTTAATCAAAGCGAAAGAGTTGATGAATTTTTTTGTGAATCGTGCGGTTCTCTGGGTGGCACAAGAAAATTCTCTCTTAAAAAACTACCCCGAGTTCTTGTTTTATCACCTAAACGCTTTGAACAACTTAATGGAGTTGCAAGCCGTATCATGACACCAGTTGCATCGCAAGAAAAACTTGTCCTGGCTGATGAAACAGGAGAGGTCACTTTCCATTTGATTGGTGTAGTCTTACATCTAGGTGGCACAGGCGGAGGTCATTACAATGCAGATGTTAAAGATAGCGGTAGTCACGCATGGTACCATTACAATGATTCATCCCGTAGCAATCAATCAATAGCTGGCGTAACTGCAGCTGCTCAGGCACCATATATTTTCTTTTATCAACGACAAGAAACTCCAGCTGATCAACCAGAACTAATCCAACCAATTGCTCCCAAGCCAGAACCAATTCTTCAGCCAGAGCCAATTAAACCGATTACTCCAAAGCCACAGCCTGTTCAACCTAAACCAGAACCAATTCAACCTAAGCCACAGATAGTACCAATTATTGATGAAACCTTTTCCGAAAAACTCAAAACACTTCAAATGAGTACAGAAATAAAAAAAGCAAAACTGGAAAATGAACTCAAGAAAAATCCAGGATATCGATTTGCGCATGTAAAAAGCGGTGAAAGCATACTCCATCTCTTTGTTGACTTTTTAGAAAGCCTCTTAGAAAGAAAATCAAAAGACGAAGTAGAAAAGCTGATTACGAATAAGATACCCCCTACTGATAATTTTTATAATAAAAAATTTGAATATGCTAGCTTTATTGATGAATTTTCACCTCAAACATATTTTAAATTTTTTGAATTTCTTGTAGAAAATTTTGATATCAATACTCCGCACCCTCTTTCTAAAAAAACCGCCCTCGAACGCCTTCTTGAAAATTCCTCACTCCAAGATGAAATCAATAAAAATGATGATCCCTACAAATTTGATAATTTTATAGAAATAATTATGAATAAAGAGGGAACTTCTAAAACTGATTTTAAACAATCAGATATTGATAAAAAAAATGTTACAGATGCATTTGATAATATAGTTCAAGAACTCCTCACCAACACAGCACTCTCAGAGAAAATAAAAAAATTGGAAGCAGACAAAGCACTCGAAAAAATTAAACAAGAAATAATCCAAGAAGCTCTGGTATCAACAAAGCCGCTTCAAAATAAAGATGTTATTGATCTGATTAGAAAGAAAATTACGGACTCCCTTGTGCAACCACAAGATCCACTCAGTGAAAAATTAAACCAACTAAAACAAAGATTAACACTGCTTAAAACAAAATTAGGACAGCTCAGCAATAGTCTTACACATCTGAAAAAAGCACTGTCACAAAGTGAGACGGGAAAATGAAATCAATACGCGTTCTTGTAGCTATTTTTTCAATTTTCTTGAGCACAGGACAAGCTGGTGCTATCAATCGAGGTCTCATCAATTGCGCGAATAGCTGTTACATGAATGCAAGCACTCAATGTTTCTCTCATATAACGCCACTATCAGAGTATCTTAAAAAAAATGAACCGACATTTATGCACGATGAAGAAAGCGATGGAATAGTACAATATATCGGTTTATTAAAAGATTTGCAGGCATCAACTGAAGAGCAAGCCCTATCTGAAGGCCCTCTGGATATTAATACTGAAACAAATCACTTTCATCACACTATCATCAATCGAATTGCAGATTGGTGGGGACTTGATGAGCAACAAGATACACCCGAATATTTAGAATACTTTCTCAATTATCTCATGAGCAAAGATCCTAACCCTGATTTTATTAAACAATTATTCTTAATACAGAGTCATTCAAAAGTAATGTGTGCATCAGGTCACCTATCTGAAAACGCTGCGAGCCCTGACTTTATACTCAAAATTTCGATACCTGAAACACCAAACGCCTCAATTGAATCTTGTATCGAAAAATATTTTGAAGAAGAACAGTTAACAGATGAAAATCAATATCAATGTGATCTGTGCAACAGAAACGTTGATGCAACTAAACAGTTATCGATTGCAGATGCTCCTCCCTACCTTATTGTCTCGCTTAATCGATTCAAAAATATAGAAGAAGAAATTGAGATTCAAAAAACAGAAAGTGATGAAGATGGCAACGTCATAACCGATGATAAAGGTTTCCCTGTAACAATTACAGAAAATCAAATTATTTATGTTCAAGAAAAAATTATGCAACCTGTTACTTTTGATCAGAATCTGACACTCCCTCCTCATATATTTTTAGATCAATCAATTGGGAATATAACCTACTCACTCGTTGGCTTTGTCGTTCATCAAGGTGCATTTGGTGCTGGCCATTACTGGGCCTATGCAAAAGATCCGAGAGATAATACATGGAGAAAATTTGACGATGAAACTGTTTACGATGCAGAGAAACTTGTTCAAAGAATTGCAGCAGCTGGGATAGAAAAATTTAACATTCAGAGTGGTAGCGAAAGCGAAGAAGAAGAAGAAGACTATGACGAAAACCTGGATGGAACGCCCTACATTTTCTTTTACGTACGCGATAATTTACCAGAAGAGCTCAACAACTATCTAGTTCCAACATTTGAAGATCCTTTGGCCAAAAAATTACGCCTCCTCAAGAATAAACTCATGAATTTAAAAAATAGACTCACTACGCTCAAAAAAAGCTTGGAGCAGCTGAAACACGATCTTGGTGCATAAAAGTTAAAAAACATCGTATCCCCCTAAAAATCAATTACTTATCCATAGTAACTGAATGTATCAGACCGACACAAGCCACTTAAGACCATTCATTGCCATTGAACCTATCGTTGATATACTTTGTATAATCCCACCAAAGCAAGCTGTAACATAAGTTTTTAAAATCGTAAGGGCTTGGATCATGAAGCGGTTACCAATTGGACTCAGTGATTACAAAAAACTCATTGAAGATAATTACTACTACGTTGATAAAACATTACTTATCCAAGAGCTTTTTTACAAGGGTGGAATAGTAACACTCATGCCTCGCCCTCGCCGTTTTGGTAAAACACTCAACTTATCAATGCTCAAATATTTTTTTGAAAAAACAACAACATCACATGCTTACCTTTTTGAGGATAAAAAAATCTGGCAGATCCCTGAAATGGCAAAACTGCAAGGGAAGTTCCCCGTTATTTTTATAACTTTTAAAAGCATTAAAGAATCGAACTGGCAGGATACCTACCATAAAATTATTCATCTCATTGCTTATGAATATCGACAACACAGCTATTTATTAGATAATGATATTTTAGATACAAACGAAAAAGAATTTTTTAACAAAATAACCTCGCTTTCATCTACTCATGCCGATTATCAGATGAGCCTGCTCTATCTCTCACGTTTTCTTGAACGCTATCACAAAGCTAAAGTCATTGTCTTAATCGATGAGTATGATGCCCCTATTCACATGGCCTTTGTTAAAGGATATTACCAAGAAGTAATTTCATTTATGCGAGGTTTTTTGACCGATGTCCTCAAGGATAATCCTAGCCTTGAACGAAGTATTGTAACCGGCATTTTGCGCACAGCAAAAGAGGGAATCTTCTCAGGCTTAAATAACCTTAAAGTCGCTACGGTTTTACAGCAAGACTTTGCGAATAGCTTTGGCTTTACGGAGCAGGAAGTTGAACGTCTCCTCAAAGACTATCAGCTTGAAAATATTCATGCCGATTTCAGAGCGTGGTATAATGGCTATTTAATCGGTCAAACAAAAATTTACAACCCATGGTCAGCACTTAATTGTATTGATGAATCCGGCGTATTTCGCCCCTACTGGGTCAACACGAGCGACAACGCGCTTATCAATACGATTATTGCCGAAGCAAGTACACAGGTTAAAGATGCTTGCGGCCTCTTAATCACTGGAAATTCTCTGCCTGATATTATCATTAATGAAGGCATGGCGCTGCCAGGCATGCTCAATGATGCAAACTCAATTTGGACACTTCTTCTTTTTAGCGGCTATCTCACCGCAGCATCATCCCACGTTGAAGAAGGACTTACGTATGTCGAGCTTATACTTCCCAATAAAGAACTACTCATTCTTTTTAACACGCTCGTCGACAGTCTCTTTAAACAAAGCTTAGGTAATGACGATTTTAGATACCTAGAATCTGCACTGCGCGATGCTGATGGTGAACTTTTTGAAAAACTTTTAAGTAAATTTATGATACAAAGCATGAGTTTTCATGACATCTCTGATGCAGAACCTGAAAAAAGTTACCACCTTTTTGCCCTAGGTTTGTTGGTACTCTTTTCAAAAAAATACGCCGTACGCTCAAATCGCGAAAGCGGTTATGGTCGTTACGATATCATGCTTATACCCCAGGACAAAACACTGCCCGGCATTATCATAGAATTTAAGAAAAAAGATCTTAAGGAATCTATGCAAAAGTGCGCTGATCGTGCTCTTGAGCAGATTAAGAGTAGAAGCTATGCGACTGAGCTCGAGAGCCGAGGGGTCAAAAAAATTGCATTTTTTGGTATCGCTTGTCACAAAAAGAATGTTTTGCTTAAGCAAGCATAAAAATACAATTTACTGACTTCAAATAAAAAATTTTAAGGCCCTGAATACAAAATAGTACTCAGAGCCTTAAATACGCTTCTGGATCTCGATAAATTATCAATATCTTATTTTAAAACCA is a window encoding:
- a CDS encoding ubiquitin carboxyl-terminal hydrolase; the protein is MKSIRVLVAIFSIFLSTGQAGAINRGLINCANSCYMNASTQCFSHITPLSEYLKKNEPTFMHDEESDGIVQYIGLLKDLQASTEEQALSEGPLDINTETNHFHHTIINRIADWWGLDEQQDTPEYLEYFLNYLMSKDPNPDFIKQLFLIQSHSKVMCASGHLSENAASPDFILKISIPETPNASIESCIEKYFEEEQLTDENQYQCDLCNRNVDATKQLSIADAPPYLIVSLNRFKNIEEEIEIQKTESDEDGNVITDDKGFPVTITENQIIYVQEKIMQPVTFDQNLTLPPHIFLDQSIGNITYSLVGFVVHQGAFGAGHYWAYAKDPRDNTWRKFDDETVYDAEKLVQRIAAAGIEKFNIQSGSESEEEEEDYDENLDGTPYIFFYVRDNLPEELNNYLVPTFEDPLAKKLRLLKNKLMNLKNRLTTLKKSLEQLKHDLGA
- a CDS encoding AAA family ATPase, which gives rise to MKRLPIGLSDYKKLIEDNYYYVDKTLLIQELFYKGGIVTLMPRPRRFGKTLNLSMLKYFFEKTTTSHAYLFEDKKIWQIPEMAKLQGKFPVIFITFKSIKESNWQDTYHKIIHLIAYEYRQHSYLLDNDILDTNEKEFFNKITSLSSTHADYQMSLLYLSRFLERYHKAKVIVLIDEYDAPIHMAFVKGYYQEVISFMRGFLTDVLKDNPSLERSIVTGILRTAKEGIFSGLNNLKVATVLQQDFANSFGFTEQEVERLLKDYQLENIHADFRAWYNGYLIGQTKIYNPWSALNCIDESGVFRPYWVNTSDNALINTIIAEASTQVKDACGLLITGNSLPDIIINEGMALPGMLNDANSIWTLLLFSGYLTAASSHVEEGLTYVELILPNKELLILFNTLVDSLFKQSLGNDDFRYLESALRDADGELFEKLLSKFMIQSMSFHDISDAEPEKSYHLFALGLLVLFSKKYAVRSNRESGYGRYDIMLIPQDKTLPGIIIEFKKKDLKESMQKCADRALEQIKSRSYATELESRGVKKIAFFGIACHKKNVLLKQA